Proteins encoded within one genomic window of Columba livia isolate bColLiv1 breed racing homer chromosome 1, bColLiv1.pat.W.v2, whole genome shotgun sequence:
- the MANSC1 gene encoding MANSC domain-containing protein 1 produces the protein MSPASWRWPVCLLVLTCVMAGPSVSQECSAEKMENTIIDINLSLPKGIRGAEPVYVPSSEACIRVCCSGEKVSGDKKCNLMIFDARRTGAHPNCYLFYCPSTEACPMKPATGFVSYKITRDTNALEDTYFKSEDFSSNGSSEAGAFIPRSQTSRQNHTAALQPSVFHQASELQNHLGQHLDSSEFHTVFPESQRAKHPESLDPILGQKVINLLSNTSSAVRVGNPSALFLTTQSSGLKPSGTTLTPLSTSSSRLESTASLPTGVAKATSVTTTTTTTAILPSTAAPRAKPGMPTSSIAATHVPLPRPTTSASTTKRVMNSRPATTVSGLRTPGITLEPTVVSSSNTNHVTLPASSGFTLSTSDSPTASQNDAQGYDLSDSESYLPKGFLRGKDLVQLGEKSSLVVALIFGVIFLLLVIALTGKKIHESLQKRHYTRLDYLINGMYADV, from the exons ATGTCTCCCGCCAGCTGGCGGTGGCCGGTTTGCTTGCTGGTGCTCACCTGCGTGATGGCCGGACCGTCCGTGAGTCAAGAGTGCTCCGcggagaaaatggaaaataccaTCATCGATATAAACTTGTCACTGCCCAAAGGCATCAGGGGCGCAGAGCCGGTGTACGTCCCAAGCTCAGAAGCTTGCATTCGTGTTTGCTGCTCGGGGGAAAAGGTCTCAG GAGACAAGAAGTGCAATTTGATGATTTTTGATGCTCGAAGGACAGGCGCACATCCAAACTGCTACCTGTTTTACTGTCCTAGCACAGAGGCTTGTCCAATGAAACCTGCGACAGGCTTTGTGAGCTACAAGATAACTAGAG ACACCAATGCCCTAGAGGATACGTACTTCAAAAGTGAggatttttcttcaaatggGTCTTCGGAAGCTGGAGCCTTTATTCCTCGCAGTCAGACTAGCCGTCAGAATCATACCGCTGCTTTGCAACCGTCTGTCTTTCATCAGGCATCTGAACTCCAGAACCACCTGGGCCAGCATTTAGACAGCAGTGAATTTCATACAGTTTTTCCTGAATCTCAAAGAGCAAAACATCCTGAGAGCTTAGACCCTATCCTAGGGCAGAAAGTAATTAATCTACTGTCAAATACATCTTCTGCTGTTCGAGTTGGAAACCCCTCTGCTTTGTTCCTCACCACGCAGTCCAGTGGTCTCAAACCCAGCGGAACTACTCTTACTCCTCTGtccacaagcagcagcagactgGAATCTACAGCCTCTCTGCCTACTGGTGTTGCTAAAGCTACTTctgtcaccaccaccaccaccaccacagctATCTTACCATCTACTGCAGCCCCTAGAGCTAAACCTGGCATGCCTACCAGCAGCATAGCTGCTACTCATGTTCCTCTTCCTAGGCCCACAACTTCTGCTTCCACAACCAAGCGGGTGATGAATTCCAGACCTGCTACCACCGTGTCAGGGCTAAGAACTCCAGGCATCACCCTTGAGCCAACAGTTGTCTCTTCCAGCAACACCAACCATGTTACCCTCCCTGCTTCTTCAGGTTTCACTCTGTCTACTAGTGATTCCCCCACGGCTTCCCAAAATGACGCTCAGGGTTATGACCTGTCTGATTCAGAAAGCTACCTgccaaaggggtttctgagagGGAAAGATCTTGTTCAGCTGGGAGAAAAAAGCAGCCTTGTAGTGGCTTTGATTTTTGGGGTGATATTCTTGTTGCTAGTTATTGCATTGACAGGGAAGAAAATACACGAGTCCCTTCAGAAGAGGCATTATACCAGACTGGATTACTTGATCAATGGAATGTATGCTGATGTATGA